The following DNA comes from Ascaphus truei isolate aAscTru1 chromosome 1, aAscTru1.hap1, whole genome shotgun sequence.
ttggggctttaatatcagaaacttgagaatcaggcagagcaagggtagcggagggaggggagctaacttcagaagctgaagtctgtacttcagtgacagggacctgagagactacaaaaacagcagcgagtaaaggaatcgactccggagctggaggcttggaatccataacagaaacatctagcAATGCAGGAGTActgataggagaactagcgtcaggagctggtacTTGAGAGTCAGTGACGGATAATgggggagtaatgatgggagttaaagagacaaaaAGCGGCAAGTTGGAACcatggaaactcttaatagcagaaaccttagaagcaaaaggagtcttatccaaaactgcaagggccctaacaacaggggtgcttgtcatgacaaaaacataaataggtgtgtttactagtgcaaaaattctgataacgggactcctagccagtggtgagggtgtctgggtttgactagtgagaaaatcagatatagtgataagtgacttagcatcaatcactgaggttctaggtttgctggacatgtgtgagaaagtaccctttaagacaggagttttaatttttaccccgagtaacccaacggttgctggggcatatttagacataGTGCTGAGGGGCTGAGGTTTAGCAGGGGCTGGAAAACTAAAAAGCTCAGATTTAAAAACCAGGACTAgtaatataggcagggtggtctcagactgtactaagggagtaaccacagatatgctgatccctggagggtttgcatgggcagagaaatcaggggaaccaacagcaaggacggcctctataggaagagattctgaatctgaaggaaggtttttacctctcagagtatcaggaccgacaaggcaaatttcagagagaggggaaactgtgtgcaggcttctagctaacacatatgaaaaagcgtcacttttgagtgaaagcagtgtgtcagcaaacattcctgggaacacaacatgaaccccaggaggggcataatgaccactgtacgcttttaaccctaagctttgagaagaggagaacacaagacagtacacggggggtaatcataactgtactggtctctgaagtgggtatttggtaaagagtgtctgggaaacaagaaatgactgcagattccacgacgtggggactatgcgctgaagcaggggtcatcgctctctgggtgacagactggttcagcgaaatACCCGGGagtgggaactctgcgaccaagcttagggaaaaacctggtaactgaatacatttaactggaatcagaactttagccgaagtttcagggggcacggcagctgaaacttgagctgaagcaggggttttatagcaaaaaatATCTAAGTACTCAGCAATGTTGGGggagtcatttaatgcaacctctgctgtcggacttggggacacattctctgaggctagaacggaggcattagcttggaggcagcaagagtttacaggggttaatacagatagtacctgagagtaaaaaatagagagtttttcctctgtaattggGGACACAAGGGATTTCTCCtttggagctagggacgtgaccttggctggcgaaggacagggatttaccaaaggagactcaaagagctgccccacaggggttaatacaggaatgaccctgggaacagaacttagaaattcaagcTTAGAACGTGGAAGTagaagggattctttctctgatggGGAGAGCAtgcaggactgcctagcaggggttaaagcaggaaaaacctcaagggctggaatgggagattcagagttagaaatagagggagaaagggattcgttctcggatactagagccttagtgttggctagagaaatatacgtatactccaggggaacctcacaggactgatcggcaggggttaacgtagacatatcattggtgtcagagtaacCAGGCGTACAATCAGGACTAGGGACGGTGGCAGCTTCTacattagggggcagtgatagtgggacagtttggtcatttcctggggagggagatatgtccccaggtttagcgacaggactggcagcagagggggactgccaagcggcagcgtagctggcgaggagagggtcctgttcctttatgcaaatgtccaaagtcagggaaagtacacagagtgtgttttgtgtgtgagacaacatgaagagagggtcctctcGTACTACGAGAATGTCCagtgataaggccagggcatagagtgcatcttgggagtcggccagttccataggtttcacattatcccaggttaaaggggaaccaggagagcgaacacaagcggccagagactgttttaagtccttaaGGCAAatagccttactaatgagatcatAATGGCCTCTCTTTTGCAAAGGGGTCAAACCTTCTACATATACAGACCCTCAATCCGAGGTAGTATTTCGCATACATACTGGGACTGGTCTGCaagccgggacaggatttcagacagaaacttaccaacccgcaccacagggcggtccgagtttgtggggccgagcatactgtcagggttgtgctcgccacaaacctgggtcggaccacgtggctgaggtggggttgtaaaagcactgaccttagaccgcgcaggctgtacgtacatagcagggtcgggactatTTGCTGCTTATGGACTACCTGGGTCAGTTAGTCATACTGTACTACCCTCTCTCCTAACTTATTCGGCCAATTCAAGTACAATTTTGTACTTATGCCATTGTGTATTACCCTTTTATTCAGTTATTCAAGGGAATATACATTAAGTGCTTTTGTCagggttgtgctcgccacaaacctgggtcggaccgcgtggctgaggtggggttgtaaaatcaccgaccttagaccgcgcaggctgatccggattgcgcagttcgtagtcgtacatagcagggtcgggactggagaaggcagcatcatcagtggacaagccagggtcaggatcggagacatcagggtaaacattgttcaagcaggagttcggcaacaggtaggcaggagttccccgcttcagcttaggagtgtgagcgcgggagtggcctctgcacgtgcgttgaccatggcccatggtactggtctcaggaaaggataggcagaccggagtgggcacaccgcctggcagcactggtaaaccagtgcttcagcgcaagagtcctgagcgggctggagaatcctccgcttcagcacaggaaccaggacacggcctctgcaatggagaatgagcagcaggccccaggaaccagagagctgaagacaacactggagggacctccgcttcagcacgggaacaggaacaggcctctgcgtgaaactagcagcagacctcaggaaagcAGACCTCTATGAGAGAGTAGTAGCTGGCCtcagggaaacaggaagctgaagttacgctggggattcaatgcttcagcacaggaacaagaaCTAGGACAAAACAGAGTTAGTaacgagataacaagccaggggcttgtggcagaacacttggtgacatccaggaaggactatgctcggcagggagcattgtggggaaggctgtctttaaaggtcagggaaccaatagcagaaggggcgtgtgacagcattgctttaatgagtgaacccagggtggagctgcagtaaatatcaggagcagtgttccagggctgcataggtctgtaaggcaaggcaaacagtaaactgaggtgtggattccttacagcttTTCCTTGAGCTTTTACTCTGCTTTTTGTTTTCAGACACAATAAGTAGTAAGAGGGAAGCTTCTGGAACTTAGATCTCCTGAAGAGTTGAAGAGGGATCTCATTGTATAGGTTCCTATGCTAGGATAGGGTAAGGGTTCACTTTTATTGCTGTCTAGTTAGAGAGGGTACTCTTGTAGATTGTGAACCTTGATCAGTTATGTGGGACACTAAGAGACAGCCTAGGCTCAAAGGGGGCTCCGCAAGCCACAGCCCCTAAATATAGATGGACCAGCCCCATCGGAGGGTCCATAGCTGGCTTTGATCTAGAAGGCCACATGGTGGCAGGCTGCCCCAAAACTGGGAGGCTGCATACAGGGAGTAATACTAGGCCCAGTGGACATGGAGCACTACCAGTGCTATGCACCAGATTCAATATGTAACGTTAGAACCATTAAACCTCAGCACTTCCTTATGGGCTGAGATAAGGGCGGCTAGCGAAGCCATACAAATAGTATAGCCAAAATGATATACAATACGTACTGTAACAAGGTAGAGGATCTGAAAGTCTGCCGCTCCTTAAAGGTACAGTGACTCACCAATGGGTAAAGATAAAAAACTTTTATTCAggctacataaaacggatacaaTCCATGGGCACGACAAaaagaacctcctcccacgcgtatCAAACAGCTaagatactccttgagaaagaacaTTAGCTGTTTGatacgcgtgggaggaggttctttTTGTCGTGCCCATGGAttgtatccgttttatgtagccTGAATAAAAGTTTTTTATCTTTACCCATTGGTGAGTCACTGTACCTTTATGGAGCGGCAGACTTTCAGATCCTCTACCTTGCTACTGTGACTTCCGGATCAGAGAGACGCCACAGAGGGAGGGTGTCACCCCGCTGGGGCACCTGAAGCAAGGAGGATGCAGGGATACAGTGCTTAGCGTGAGTACATTGTTGCTCCACACTGGACATTTGCTAGGTTGTGTAGTTACCGCTTTATACTGTGGACACACTCCTGCTAACCTGTTGTATATCCTTCATTATTGGGCTATATATTAACTCCATACGCTCCGCTTTATTTCCTTTATTATACTGCATTGGTTCTATGTTCAGAGCCCTTCCTGGAGCTACATAGTAGATTTCTCTGTtacaagatatactgtatataacaactGTGACTATAGGATAATAAATGTGCTGTTTGAATGAATAAAGGTCCTGGCACCAATCATTGCTtaccacacccagcctgcaccctgaataaggtaatgcATCCTGAGAAGCCCTAACACCgacactgatgtaaactccctaagaGCCGGACCGAGAGGGTTACGTGTGGCAAAGGTGGGTctgctagatagctgtgtgtattaaccctgtcacgtgctcacaggtgtgccgttcgtGACACTGCCATTGAAATAATATGAGACTATGTGATATTCTATATTATACTGGGATATGTTGTGTTTTCATAGGGAATCACAGggatggctacatctgtaaaatcCTGCAGTCAGCCAGCTGGCAGTcatataaaatataattaaagATCACCACTTAGATTAAAGCTTGGTTTGCAGTCTACAATGCTGTATCAGCCTTCAACTTTCCTCACTTTCAAGTGACCACAAAGACACAGTGACTGAGTCCAGTGAGAGCACAAGTTCCTTAATTCATTGTGTTCGCCCTCATCCCTACCCCCTCCCACTTCCCTTTCTAGAAAGTCATGTAATTATtagcatatactgtagcactgtatCTGAACTTCaacacactttaaaaaaatgCCGACTCCTCCTGTATGCGCAGCCTGCTAGAAATGAGGAAGTCTGTGCTATAATGTTGCCATTAGAAACACACTTGCTCTTCTAGCAGCAGCTGAAAGTGTAGATGAGCTAGCTTCCTGATCTGGACTTTTTAGCAGTGGTCTTTCCTCCCTTATCCTTGAGTAGAGAAGCTACAATATCTCAAAATATTTACTGTATAGCAACAAGATCTTATTGATGTTGTATTTCCTCTGACCAAACAGACAGGTGAGTAGCTGATGAATTTATAGCATCCACAAAGACTGTGCTTCATTCTGCAATAAGTGGGGATATATTTTTTCATTGTGAGTTGAGAAATAATCATTGAACTAtccataaaaaaaatattcagaTCAAAAGCAATATTTCTCTCTCACTGTTAACGTTAGAACCCTTAATCTTTAGCTGTCTGCCTAGTTCCTGATTTGTGTAATGTTAGCAGGCGACTTTTACATCTCTTTTAAAGTGATATAGCACACACTGGGAAAGGAATTGGACAGTCTTCAAATCCATAACCATGGTGATGGTGAGGACCTGGATTGAGCCCGTGGTTGCAGGAGCCCAGCTTGCCAGCTCTTTCTATGACACTGGGCTGCTGATGGTGGTGAAGAATAATTATAATCACACTAACTCCTCTTCTAACAGCTCCACTGAGGATGCACTACAGAAAGCCATCTCAAACTTTTACATCATCTATAACCTGATtctggggttaacccctttgctgtcTGCATATATTCTGGCAAAAATTGGTGACAAAAAGAACAGGAAGATCCCTATATGTGTACCTCTCGGTGGGTACTTAATATCCAGGTTGCTTCTGCTCTTTGTGATTCTTCTGGACTGGCCAATAGAAGTGATGTACGGCTCTGCTGCCTTGAATGGTTTAACTGGCTGGTTCACTGTTTACTGGGCTGGGATCATGGCCTTGGCATCTCTGGGCTCCTCTGAGAGCGGAAGGTCTCTCCGACTCATTGTCATTGAACTAGTGTACGGGTTGGCTGGTTTTGTTGGCAGCTTGGCATCTGGACATATCTTCATCCGTTTTACATTTACAAATCACGAAGGGACAGTCTTAGTTTCCAGCAGCATTGCTCTATATGCCTTGTGCCTAATGTACAGCCTTTTTGTTTTAAAAATCCCTCACTTTGATGGCCCATACCATAATGAGTCTAGATCAAGGGAAGATGTAGACAGAGACATCAGTGAAAGGCATAATGGACTCGACACTAAAAAAACTGAGAATAGCAGACTGTTGGGTGAAAGACCTGATGACAGATCCACAGCCAATACAAACCTTATAACTGTAATTCCATCCAAAGTCATCATTGCTCTTCTCTTCACGAGTGGCATCCTTTACAATGTTGCTGTTAGTGGAGCTGTGGACGTGCTTCCGTTATATTTACTTAAGAAGCCCCTAAGTTGGGGTCCAGTGGATATTGGATATGGTAACGCTGCAGGTTACCTAATATTCATCTCCAGCTTCTTGGGGGTCTATGTCTTCTCCAAGTATTTGTCAGATTTAACCATGATCCTTATAGGGATTATATCCTTCTGTGCTGGCATTTTCATCATGGCCTTTGTGAAATGGACCTTCTTGTATTATGTAGGTAAGTAAGAAAAGCAGTATGATTCCACCTTACATGGCAATATGTTTGATTGtccaaatctttaaaaaaaaacaattccgcACAGATTAGTTAGATTAACTTTTAGGGTGCTTGGAGACCTTCCAGCATTATTATCATGTGATAATTGGAGCAGTAATCACACAGTTTAGATCCGCCTGGTGTCAGGAAGAGAAAAGACTAAGATGACTGGGAAAAAGGGACATTCTGGCCTTTGTAATGTCCAATGGACATCATGCGCATGCCATGTCTTGTATATGATGTatgccctgttcacttatgtaactatatactTGTAACGTCAGAGAATAGCGGTTTGTAACTAGAGAGTACTTGCCACCAATAGGAATCCCTATTATTGGTGCACAACAGACCATAAATTATATAGGTCCAATGATGCTCACACTGAGTCTGTTAAAATGATACACTTTATTAAGTCTGCTTAAAACCTCATCAGGATTACTGTACAAGCATTTAACTACACTATGCTCTAGTACATTTCAATGTGGAACGAGCAATTAGCTAATGCATAAGGAGACAGAACTTCAACCAGCCAAACATAGCTAGACACGTTATCCGAAGTTAGCACATAATGCACAGTCAAATTAAGAGCACCATTTTCAAACTCTTTAATAATCACTGTGTATGGTACATCCATGCCACACATAGTGTATAGCTTATCACCATAGATCTAACTAGGGATCCTTTGCCAGCAAACATCTATGGTATATACACCTATGCCAACTTGCAGTTATACATCACTGCCTTTATCATAGTATATTTGATGTTTGTATCAATTGAGACTACTGGTCTTGTCTTTCAACAGGACATCTCAATTAAGCAGTATCCACCTCACCGGCAATGAGACCACTCTGATctagtgtatatatacagcacTAATAAAAACATCACTGGGCATTTGTCCTCTAGAGTGGACTAACCACGACCCTTTGACCCCCCCAACAAAATATCTATCAGTGTCAAGAACTTGAGCTGCTGAGACTTGGAGCACTAATATATACAAACGAAATACCTAGCAAAGAAATCAATTTTAACTTTAatctttatactatattagtgaaagcactgtatgtttgcctgcctgtctggatgtccggtgtccctaggggaaatctcattggtcccttggcccgcccgcccccgcacacctctcattggcctgaggcggagtgacgggccaaaggacacacagggacacacacacacagggaacacagggacacacacacacacagggggacacacacacacagacacacacacacacacacacacacacacagggacacacacacacacacagggggacacacacacacacacagggggacacacacagacacagtgacacacacacacacacacacacacacacacacacacacacacacacacacacacacacacacacacacacacacacacacacacacacacagggacacagacacacacacagggacacacacacacagtgacacacacactgttacatacattagcggggctcacagtgttagcagcacccgcgcgcacctcctcctctccccgtgtctcccgcgctttcaccctgcccccccatcccgcggcgccgctacagtcagcgggacacacacactattattaccccttcagcgcccccccccccacccagtgtcagcggccgtgcgagaccccccctctatatctcccacctctccccccccacacatatacatgcccccccctccccggcgctacaactcacccctccccggcgggggaacagccagtggccaggcaggctgcctcgcggcgccgagtgcccaagatggcggcgcccgggacacagcgggggagcggccacaacacgctgcctcccgcctcagatccacgtgggacctgccggatgggtgagtgagcggccttcacctcccctccacccccccttcacctcccctccaccccccccccctccagtgtcagtgtctccccgataccccctccccccccccccccggcgccgttacagtcagcgggggagcaagcgagcgcccgggacacagcgggagagcggccacaacacgctgcctcccgcctcagatccacgtgggacctgccggacgggtgagtgagcggccttcacctcccctcacccaccctcattcacctcccctcactccacttctcccttccaccccccttcacctccccatttacctccccccctccacccccccttcacctcccctccacccccccttcacctcccctccaccccccccttcacctccccttcacctcccttccaccccccccttcacctcccttccactccccccccttcacctcccctccacccccccttcacctcccctccaccccccccctccacccccccaccttcacctccccttcacctcccctccacccccccttcccaccgcctccccccccttcccaccgcctccccccccttccctccaccttcccaccgcctcccccccttcccaccgccccccccccttcccaccgcctccccccttcccccccttcccaccgcctcccagccccccttcccaccgcctcccagccccccttcccaccgcctccccccaccccttcccaccgcctccccccaccccttcccaccgcctccccccccttcccaccgcctcccacccccccttcccaccgcctccccccccttcccaccgcctccccccccccttcccaccgcctccccccccttcccaccgcctcccaccccccttcccaccgcctccccccccttcccaccgcctcccccccccccttcccaccgcctcccaccccccgccatcccaccacctcccaccccccgccttcccacctcctcccaccccccgccttccccccgcctcccaccccccgccttccctccgcctcccccttcccacctccccccccttcccaccgcctcccccccttccctccaccttcccaccgcctcccccccttcccaccgccccccccccttcccaccgcctccccccttcccccccttcccaccgcctcccagccccccttcccaccgcctcccagccccccttcccaccgcctccccccaccccttcccaccgcctccccccaccccttcccaccgcctccccccccttcccaccgcctcccacccccccttcccaccgcctcccccccccttcccaccgcctccccccccccttcccaccgcctccccccccttcccaccgcctcccaccccccttcccaccgcctccccccccttcccaccgcctccccccccccttcccaccgcctcccaccccccgccatcccaccacctcccaccccccgccttcccacctcctcccaccccccgccttccccccgcctcccaccccccgccttccctccgcctcccccttcccacctcctcccccttcccaccacctcacccctcccccccttcccaccacctcccccccctttccaccaccgcccccccttcccaccacctccccccccttcccaccacctcccccccttcccaccacctccaccctcccccccttcccaccacctccccccttcccaccacctcccccctcctcccccttcccaccaccttccccctcctcccccttcccaccacctcccccctcctcccccttcccaccacttctccccttccccccccgctccccttccccccgctccccttccccccccccgctcccctacaccccctccgctccccttccccccctccgctccccttccccccctccgctccccttcaccccccctccgctcccctttccaccccccctccgctcctcttcccccccccctccacctctttttcccctttcccctcccaccccctcccacacttccaccccctcctctaacccttccccccctcctctaacccttcccccccctcctctaacccttccccccctcctctaacccttcccccccctcctctaacccttcccccccatctctaacccttcccccccctcctctaacccttcccccctctcctctaacccttcccccctcctcctctaacccttcccccctcctccaccccttgcccccctcctccaccccttgcccccctcctccaccccctcctccccttcccgccgcccttcgccttcatgcccgccttaccgcctccccacccccgcctctgcctttcacccgcccttactccggccgcctctgcctttcacccaccgcctcacagccgctgcacgcactcaacagacacccgccacactcgacacatacctgccgccacacacacctgctgcctcccgcccctacgcaccgacatcactgacccaccgcctcacaccctagcaggactcCCACTCACAggcagcactcacaacccacgcaccacccgccgcctcacaccctagcaagacccccactcgcacacagcactcacaacccacgcgccacccgccgcctcacaccctagcaggacacacgactcagatttttacatcacttatgccaccaaaatatacattgtactgtggtgtggttacaataaaccatttttatacaacatcgtattacattttcttccatctttcttttcaatattattatccaacctttacaacaaacagtcacctattgttccacgatttataaataatactacctattacgcatttacatcccgggcaacgccgggtctctcagcta
Coding sequences within:
- the LOC142491318 gene encoding solute carrier family 46 member 2-like isoform X1, with the protein product MVMVRTWIEPVVAGAQLASSFYDTGLLMVVKNNYNHTNSSSNSSTEDALQKAISNFYIIYNLILGLTPLLSAYILAKIGDKKNRKIPICVPLGGYLISRLLLLFVILLDWPIEVMYGSAALNGLTGWFTVYWAGIMALASLGSSESGRSLRLIVIELVYGLAGFVGSLASGHIFIRFTFTNHEGTVLVSSSIALYALCLMYSLFVLKIPHFDGPYHNESRSREDVDRDISERHNGLDTKKTENSRLLGERPDDRSTANTNLITVIPSKVIIALLFTSGILYNVAVSGAVDVLPLYLLKKPLSWGPVDIGYGNAAGYLIFISSFLGVYVFSKYLSDLTMILIGIISFCAGIFIMAFVKWTFLYYVARAVMLFSLIPLPTIRSVLSKHVQGSSYGKVFVLLQLSLAVSGVITSTAFNKIYQATLDMYSGFCFVLSGIIAVVSILPISTNDGCQTPSEATKMIVYTIQKMKVHL
- the LOC142491318 gene encoding solute carrier family 46 member 2-like isoform X2 — translated: MVMVRTWIEPVVAGAQLASSFYDTGLLMVVKNNYNHTNSSSNSSTEDALQKAISNFYIIYNLILGLTPLLSAYILAKIGDKKNRKIPICVPLGGYLISRLLLLFVILLDWPIEVMYGSAALNGLTGWFTVYWAGIMALASLGSSESGRSLRLIVIELVYGLAGFVGSLASGHIFIRFTFTNHEGTVLVSSSIALYALCLMYSLFVLKIPHFDGPYHNESRSREDVDRDISERHNGLDTKKTENSRLLGERPDDRSTANTNLITVIPSKVIIALLFTSGILYNVAVSGAVDVLPLYLLKKPLSWGPVDIGYGNAAGYLIFISSFLGVYVFSKYLSDLTMILIGIISFCAGIFIMAFVKWTFLYYVARAVMLFSLIPLPTIRSVLSKHVQGSSYGKVFVLLQLSLAVSGVITSTAFNKIYQATLDMYSGFCFVLSGIIAVVSILPISIAAYKHLSRVPPTSNERHA